CGACTTGCTCGATCTGGTCGCCGGCCTGGATGCCGGCGCGTTCCGCCGGCGTGCCCGGCAGCGGCGCGACGATGGTGATGACGCCGTTGCGCACGTCAATCTGCATGCCGAGTCCGCCGTAATTCCCGGTCGTGACTTCGCTCAGCGCCTTGTAGTCTTCCTGATCCTCGAGGACGGAGTACGGATCGTTCAGCTCCTTGACGGCGCCTGCGGCAGCCATGTCGTAGAGCGAATCGGGGCCGACGGAATCGACGTAGAACCGGTCGATGTACTGCATGACGGTCTGCAACAGTTCGGGGCCACTGACATCGGTCCGATTGCGCGCGCCGCGCAGGAGCCAGCCGCCGCTCAGGAAGGAGACGATGGCCACCAGTACGATCAGACCCCAGCGCTGCTTCACCATTCGTTCCGATCCCTTCGGCGCGTCACGACGGCCGCGATTGGAATCGGGCGACGTCGCTCTGTATCAGCGCGCGCCACGACGCTTCGAGGACACTCTCCGCACTGCCATCCGCCTGAATATGACGAACCCCGGGGCCGGCCGCAGCACGATACGCACCGGCGACACGACGGTGAAATTCGGCAGACTCGCGCTCCACACGATCGAGTCCCTTCCCCGCCCGCTGCTGTCGCTCCAGGGCGATCGCGGGATCCACATCGAGCACCAGGGTGAGATCGGGGACCAGACCACCGGTCGCCGCCTGATTGACCCAGCGCACGTGGTCGAGCGGAAGTTCGCGGCCGGCGCCCTGATAGGCGATCGTCGAGAGATCGTATCGATCGGAGAGCACCACGCGACCTGCGTCGAGCGCGGGCCGGATCACCCGCGCCACGAGATCGGCGCGCGCCGTGACCATGTAGAGGAGTTCCACGCCAGCCGACAGGGTGCCGGTTGCGTTCAGGAGTTCGTGCCGAAGCGCCTCCGCGACCACCGTTCCGCCGGGTTCCCGAACCAGCACCGGATCGATGCCGACGCCGCGCATCCGCTCGGCCAGGCTCGCGGCAAGGGTGGTCTTTCCCACCGCCTCGGGCCCTTCGAGAACGACAAAGAGCCCGGGTGCCATCAGAGGGTGATGATCCCGCTGGTCGCGCCGCGTTCCATCCCTTCGGCGATCATCTGATTGACGCGGCTCATCAACTTGTCGACGTTGGCGCGGGCCACGAGGTAGTTCTGTCCGATCGGTGACAGCTCGAATTCGCGCAGCGTCGTCTCGTACTCGGTGGCCTTCGCTTCATCGGGCGGCTGCCCCTGCGCCATCGCCTGGTCGAACTCCCGCGTCAGTCGGGAAATCGTCTCCAGCCGCTTCTGCGCTTCGGAGTCATCTCGCAGCGCCTGTTCGGCGCGCCGCAGCGCCTGATACTCCGGCGCCTGACCGATCAGCCGACCAAGCTCCTGCGCCTTGTCCTCGATCATCACTCCGTCCCCCGTCGCGCGAGCAGATAGCGCGCACGACCAAAAAGGTCATCCTCGATGACGATATCGCGCCAGCCACCGTCACTCGCACTGGCGGCCGCGGCATCAGCCCGGCGGCAATCGACCTCCATCGCGATCCACCCCCCCGGCTTCAGGGCCTCCTGGGCCCGCTGCAGGAGTCGGCGCGTCGCGTCGAGCCCATCCGTGCCGCTCCGGAGCGCGAGTTCCGGTTCGTAATCGCGGACCGATGATGGCAAGGTGTCATACTCATTCGCCGTAAGATAGGGCGGATTCGACACGATCAAGTCGACGCGTCCCCTCGCGATCGGGTCCAGGAGATCTCCATGCACCCAGCGCACGGAGATCCCCGTCGACGTCCCGTTCTCCGCAGCCAGCGACAAGGCGTCGCCCGACAGATCGATTCCCCAGACCTCATCGAATCGCCCCTCCATTGCCAGCGAAAGTGCGATCGCTCCGGTGCCGGTCCCGACGTCGACGGCGATGCCGGTCGAGACGCGGGAAAGCGCCCGTTCGACCAGCCCCTCGGTTTCGGGCCGGGGAATCAGGGCGCGCCGGTCACAGCGAATCGTCAGGTGGCGGAAACCGGTCCACCCGGTGACGTAGGCGAGCGGCGCGCCGGCGGCGCGTGCGGCTACCGCAGCGAGATAGCGGTCGGCGTCGGCCGCGGCAACCGATGCGTCGGTGCGGAGCAGATGGGCCGTCGGAAGTGCCAGATCAGACCAGAGGCGGAGCGCGTCGCGGCGAGGCTCGTCGATCCCGGACGCGCGGAACGCGGCGGTCCCCTGCGCGATCAGCGTCGCGATCGTTGCCGGCGCCTCAACCATCGGCATCTTCGTTGCGCGCGGCGAGGCGAAGCGCATCGACCAGTTCGTCGAGCTTTCCGTCCACGACGTCGGCAAGATTGTGCACCGATACGTTGATCCTGTGATCGGTGACCCGGCTCTGCGGGAAGTTGTAGGTCCGGATCTTGGCCGATCGATCGCCGCTGCCGACCATCGATCGCCGCTCCGCAGAGCGCGCCGCTTCGTGCTCCGCGATCATCCGGTCGAGCAGGCGGGCGCGCAGCACTTCCATCGCCTTGAGCTTGTTCTGCAACTGCGATTTCTGGTCCTGTTGCTGCACCACGATCCCGCTCGGCAGGTGCGTGATGCGCACCGCCGAATCGGTGGTATTGACGCTCTGACCGCCGGGCCCTGATGAGCGGAAGACGTCGATCTTGAGGTCGTTCTGATCGATCCGGACGTCGATCTCTTCCGCCTCGGGGAGGGCCGCAACAGTCGCCGCCGAGGTGTGAATCCGTCCCTGCGTTTCGGTGGCCGGAACGCGCTGCACGCGATGGACTCCCGATTCACGGCGGAGAAGCCCGTACGCGCCGGCGCCTCGAATCGCGACGACCGCTTCACGGATTCCGCCCATCGTCCCGGAGTGGACCTCGATCGGTTCGACGCGCAGCCCACGCCGCTCGGCGAAACGCGTGTACATCCGGAGCAGGTCGCCGGCGAAGAGCCCGGCCTCGTCGCCACCGGTTCCGGCGCGAATCTCCAGGATGACGTCGCGGTCGTCGTGGGGATCGGGCGGCACGAGGAGTTCCTGCACCAGCGATCGCACCGGCTCGACCTCGACCTCGAGCCGGTGGAGCTCCTCGAGTGCCATCGCGGCAATCTCGGGGTCACCGGACGAGGTCATCTCCTGCGCGCCGGCAATCTCACGATCGAGGCGCTGGAGCGACTCGGCCGCGCGCACAAGCGGTACCAGCCGTGAATGCTCGCGGCCGAGGGATCGCAATCTGGCGGGGTCTGCTGCAGTCGCGGGCTCGGACATCTCCCGCGCGACCTCCTCCGCCCGCGCGAGCGCCTGGCGGAGTCGGAGGTCCATGCTCAGGACTTGGCGGGTTCCGCCGCGGCGGCGCCGGAATACTTGCGCCGGAAGCGATCAACCCGGCCCGCGGTATCGACCAGGCGCTGCTTGCCGGTGAAATACGGGTGGCACTGCGCACACACTTCGACGTTGATCGACTTGGCGGTGCTGCGGGTTTCGAACGAATTGCCGCACTGACAGTGCGCGGTGATCGTCTGATAGACGGGGTGCAGATTCGGCTTCACTGGATTCCTCACAGTTTGTTGAGCCATGGCCGCTGGACGCAGGCCATGATAGCCATCCAACCTAAACGGGGAGGGGTCCGGATTCCACTGGTCGGAACCGGCCTGGAGCCATTCTCCGCCACCCCACCAGCGCCGCTGCCGCCAGCGTCGGGGGCGCGGTCAGCAGGACGATCGGCAGGGTTTCCTGTCCGGCTGCCGCCGGGAGGAGCGCCAGGACGACCGCGACACCGGTCGTGGCCAGGACGACCTGCGACACCCGCCGCACCCATGAGGACGGCGCGACGCGGCCCACCCGCCAGCACGGGACGATCAGCAGGAGCGCCAGTGGTGAAATCACCAGAAGATTGTGATTGGCGTGAGTCGCGACGTTCGCGCTCACCGTCCAGAAAAAGACCAGCAGCAGCCCCCCCACTCCCATCAGCAGCAACCAGAGACTCCCCACCAGCCGTCCGATGACGCCCGGTGGCCCGGCGATCGTGGCGAAACCGATGACGAGTGCCAGCGCGATACCGATCAGCAGGAAGTCGAACGTCCAGTGCGGGGGCGCCGGGTCGACGTGGAAGGTGCCGATGGTGAGCAACCCCTGCTCGCGAATCACCAGTGGCGATTCCGACCCGTTGGGGCCAGGGACACGCAGCGTGCGGATATGCTGCTGCACCTTGATCGGCAGGAACATTTCGTCCCATTGATCGAGCGGTTTGTCGACCTGCGGCCCGAGCGCGGCATCGATCCCGACGAACAACAGCTTGTCGTTGGTGATCGAGCGCAAGGTATGAAATCTGAGGGTTCCCTCTGCGGGCTTCCCAACCGTCACCTCCCGGAGCGAGCCGCCGAGCACCGCATCGAGCAGATCCCGCACCCGCGTCGAGCAATTGTCTCTATAGTAATCGTAGATATAGGTGCGATTCTCGGGGAGCGCGTTGCGGGCGAGACGGGCGGCGATGTCCTCACGCTGGGCATACGAGAGATTCAGCAGCTGGACGGTGACGTCCCGGCGAAAGAAGGCGTATTCCTCCAGCACGTTGGTCAGCGAGCTGTCGACGCCGAGCCAGTAGCGCGGTTTCCCGCTCGCGAAGTCGGCGACAAAGCCGAGCATCCCCGCCACCGTGTGCGGAAACTCGAAGGTACCGAAATTGTAGATCAGGTCGGTGTGGGCCGCGGTGTCGCGAATCCAGATCGCGTTGTGATCGAACCGTTCGTAGATCTCGGCGCCCGGCCCCATCGTCATCAGGTAGACCTGGAGGTTCTCGCCGTTCGATCCCTGTGCCTGCGCCGAGACCGACGTTCCGGGAATGACGAACGCCGCCAGCGCGGCAAGCCATCCTGCAAGCTTCACAGCGTCACGGCTCGCTGCTCCTCCGCCGCCTGGTAGATCGCCTCCATCACCTTGACCAGTGTGACCTGTTCCTGCAGCGATGGCGCTGTCGAGTCGCCGCGAACCGCTGCAACGAAGTGCGCCCACTGGGCGCGCAGGCCGAGGGCGAACGGCGTTTCGCGCGAGTGCGCCCCCGACGAGACAACGTCCCGGGCCATGCCGTGGAAATCCTTCCAGATCGCCAGCGGATTGATGCGAGCCGATCCGCGGGCCGCCCTCACCGCGAGCCCGAAGCGCTCACCCGGTCCGACGAAGCGCCACGACACATCGATGTGGACCGAGGCGCCACCCGCCAGCGCGATCATCGCGGTCCCCGACGGTTCGACCCCCTTCTCGCGGCCGCGATCGGGGAAGACCGCCATCACCCGCTCCGCCTCGGCAAACCCTGCCATCCAGAGCGCCAGGTCAAGCGTCCCAAGGCCCAAGTCGAGCATCGCGCCGCCGCCGGCGAGCTCCTTGCGCTGGCGCCACCCGAGGCCGTCCCGTCCGGCGCGCGCCATGAACCACCAGGCGCGAATCGATTCGAGGTCGCCAAGCTCCCCGCTCTGCACGAAGGAGCGGATCTGCTGCACATCGGGGCGATAGCGATGGTTCGCACCGACCATGAGGACGCGGCCATGCCGCTGCGCCGCCTTCACCGTCTTCTGGACGCCGGCGTGGGTCAGCGCGAGCGGCCGCTCGACGAAGACGTGAAGCTTCGACGCAAGTGCCGCCTGGATGTGTGATTCATGCAGATGACTCGGCGTGCAGATCAGCAGGGCATCGAGTCCTTCCTCGAACTCGACGAGTTCCTCGATGTCGGTGAAGGCATCCTGCACGCCGAAGCGATCGGCCAGCGCGCGCGCCTTGGCGAGGTCGGTATCGCAAATCCCCACGACCTCGATCTCCTTGATGCGCTTGAGGGCCGGGAGATGCCCCACCTGGGTCACCGCACCTGCGCCGACGATACCGAGCCGCAACCGCTCCGCCATGACGATCTCTCTGCCTAGTAGGCTGGTTCGATTTCCGTGCCCGGAAAGTAGCTCGCCAGGATGGTTTGGTAGTCTTCCCCCGCGCGCGAACGCCCGATCGCGCCCCACTGGCACATTCCGACGCCGTGCCCATTCCCCTGCCCGTCGATGTCGACGCGCTCGATCCGCCCGCCGGTGCGGCTGATCCGGATGGTGAATGATGTGCTGCGAAGGATGCCGCCCTCGGGCGGCGAAAGGACCCGCCGGATCGCCTGCCCGCTCACCGGCGTGGCGCCGTTGCGACCGACGAATTCGACGGTCGCCACGCGTCCGCTGGCGGTGTGCGCCGCAACCCGGACGTCGGTGATCTCGCCGGCGCGCCCCCCGGGGAGTCCTTCGGCGGTGAGAGTGCGCCGCAGGATGGTCGCGAGCTGGCTGGCGCTCCATCCCGCGGTCCACTGGAATCGCGGCGAGATCGCACACCATGGTGTGCCGTTCGGATCGACGTCGTCGACCGCGCGAAGATAGGGATGCCGCGCGCCGGCGAACGCTGCCGAGCCGTCCTCGGTGCGGCCGCCGCAGGTCGACGAGAAGAAGGCGTCGATCGGTTCGTGATTGAAGGTGATGATCTGTCCGCGTGTGGCGACCACCGCGGCGCTCGCCAGCGAATCCTCCGCCGATGCGCCGGCGTAGACCTGATCGCTGGCATCGGCGTTGAGGTCATACCCGCGATCACGCCAACGAGTCTGGTTGCGGATCGCATACGTGCGCGAGACCACCGCCTGCGCCTTGAGTGCCTCGAAGTCGGTGTTGGATCGCGTGCCAAGCTCCGCGGCAACGACGCCGCCGAGATACGCCTCGAGTGAGACGGTGTTGATCACCGTCACGCCGCTGTCGGATCGGCGCAGCTCGAGGGTACCGCGGTATTCCCGACCGTTGAGCCGCAGCGTCGAGCCGACGTTGACCGGCTCGATCAGGAGGATCTGCCGGGTGACCGGGCCGCGGGTATCGAGGAGCGACACATCGGCACCGCGCACGACCGCATCGGCGCTGGCGCCGTCCGCGGTGGTGCGGAGTTCGCCCTCCATCGGATCGCTGATCCGGAGCCCGCCGCCGCCGCCGATCGTGACGCGCCGTGCGTTGAGGATCACGCCGATGCGGACCTGCGGATCGGGTGCCACCGCGACGGGGACCGGTGTCGGATTGGGTTCGGGGGGAGCACACGAGCCGGCGAAGAGCAGAATCGCCGCGACACCGCTCCAGGCCCGCGGGGCGCCGGTCACCCGCGATAGTTGCCGAACTTGAGTTCGACCTCGAAATCCTGGCCGCGGAGGAAGGCGATCACGCCCTGCAGTTCGTCGCGGGAAGGCGACGTCACCCGCAGCTCGTCTCCCTGGATGCTCGCCTGCACCTTCTTGAATCCACCGTCCTTGATGGCGCGCTGGATCGCCTTCGCGGCGTCGGCGGGAATCCCCTGCGTCAACGTGAGCGTGCGGCGAACCGAGCCAGCGCTGCCGACAATCGGATCTCCGACCTTGAGGTTCTTGACCGGAACGCCACGCTTGATCAGGCGGCCCTGCACCACGTCGAGCAGTGCATCCATCCGGAATTCGTCATCGGCGTGCAGCGCAATGGTGGCATCGGCGCGCGTGAACTCGATGGTGCAGTGCGTTCCCTTGAAATCGTAGCGCCCGGCGATCTCCTTGACCGCCTGGTTCACCGCGTTGTCGACTTCCTGCAGGTCGGCACCGGTCGAGATATCAAATGAGGGATTGGCAGCCATGCGGAGTCATCCGAGGAAGGAGTCGAGTGCTCTCGCCTGGCTCGCGAGACGGAGCCGGAGGAGCGCCTTGTCCTTGATCTGGCGAACCCGTTCGCGGGTGATTCCCATCATCACACCGATCTCCTCCAGGGTCATCGCTTCGCCGGCGTCGAGCCCGAAGTAGAGTCTCACCACCCGCGCCTCGCGCTCTCGCAGCGACCCCAGCACTTCGTCGAGGCATTCGGTGAGGGCGTGTTCCATCGCGTCGGCATCGGCGCCGCGTTCCTGGGCGTCGGGGAGGTAGTCGAGGAGTCGCGATTCGTCGCCGGGAACCGCCGGCGCGTCGAGGGAGAGATGCTCGCGCGACATCGCGAGGGCGCGCTCCACCTCACCCACCTCGAGGCCGGTCCCGGCGGCGATCTCGTCGGCGGTCGGCTCGCGGCCGAGTTCCTGCTGCAGCTGTGCCGTGTGGCGGCCGATGCGGTGCAGTGCTCCGGCCTGGTTGAGCGGGAGGCGCATGATTCGTCCCTGATCGGCAAGTGCCTGCAGAATCGATTGGCGGATCCACCACACGGCGTAGGAGATGAACTTGATGCCGCGCGTTTCGTCGAAACGTTGCGCGGCCCGGAGCAACCCCAGATTTCCCTCGTTGATCAGGTCGGCGAGGGAGACGCCGCGATTCTGGTAGCGCTTGGCGACCGACACGACGAAGCGGAGATTGGCGCGAATCAGTCCGTCGAGCGCCTCAACATCACCACGCCGAATCCGCGCCGCGAGTTCCTGCTCTTCGGCGCGGGTCAGCAACGGATAGCGGGCGATGTCGTGGAGATAGAGGTCGAGCGAACCCTCGTCAGGGCCGCCGGTGTGTCTGCTGCCACCAGTGCGCAGTGGTTGCATGACTGAAAGCTGGACGGACGCGTACCGAACAGCAAGAGCAGCCCGCGAATTCACACCTCATACGTATCGATCTGCGCACGCTGCAGCGAGCCGGAATAGTCGACATAGCAGACCTTCGTCTCGGAATAGAAATCGAAGACTTCCCAGCCACCTTCACGGTGACCATTCCCGGTCTGCTTCACGCCACCGAACGGCAGATGAGCCTCTGCGCCGATCGTCGGCGCGTTGACGTAGGTAATGCCGTTCTCCAGATCTTCCATCGCGCGGAAGGCGAGATGGACATTCGCGGTATAGATCGAGCTCGAGAGGCCGTAGCGCACCTCGTTGTTCACCTTGGCGGCCTGGTCGTACGAGCCAACGCGAATCACGCTCAGCACCGGTCCGAAGATCTCTTCGGTGGCGAGCCGCGTTCCCGGCTTCACTCCGGCGATGACCGTGGGCCGGTAGAAGAAGCCCTTCGACGTCCTGGCCCCGCGCGGCCGCGCCCCGCCGCACACCACCTCAGCCTCGCCGATCACTTCCGGTGCGAGGTAGCTCTCCACCTTGTCGCGCGACGCGGCGTGGATCAATGGTCCCACCTGCGTGCGCTTCTCGCGGCCGTCGCCGAGGACGAGATCGTTCGCCGCGTCGGTAAGGCGGGCGAGGAATCGATCGTGGACCTTGCGGTGAATGATCAGCCGCGATGTCGCGGTGCACCGCTGGCCGGTGGTCCCGAATGCGCCCCAGAGGACGCCATCGAGCGCCAGGTCGAGATCGGCGTCGTCCATCACGATCATCGCGTTCTTGCCGCCCATTTCGAGCGACAGCCGCTTGTGCATCCGCCCGCAGACGGCGCCGATCGCCGAGCCGGTTGCGGTCGATCCGGTAAAGGAGATCACCGGCACGCCAGAATGTTCGACCAGCGCTCGCCCTGCCGCCTCGCCGCCGTGGACGAGCTGGATCACCTGCTCGGGAATCCCCGCTTCGAGGAGAATCTCGACGAGCAGCGTCGCCGTGTGGGGAACGTCTTCCGACGGCTTGAGAATCACGCTGTTGCCGGCGAGGAGTGCGGGGAACGCTTTCCAGGTCGGGATCGCCATCGGAAAGTTGAACGGCGTGATCAGGCCGCAGACGCCGATCGGACGTCGGACCGTCATCGCCCACTTCCGGCGCAGCTCGGATGGCACCGTCCGCCCAAAGAGCCGCCGCCCTTCCGTGGCCGCGTAGTACGCCGTGTCGATTCCCTCCTGCACATCGCCACGCGTCTCGGCGAGGACCTTCCCCATCTCGCGCGTCATTGCGTTGGCGATCTCTTCCTTGCGGGCAACCATCAGGTCGCCGACGCGCCGCAGCACGTCGCCGCGGAGCGGCGCCGGCGTTCGCGACCACCGTTCGAATCCGCTCTGCGCCGACCGCACCGCCGCCGCGACATCGACGGCGCCGGAGTCGGGAAAGCGTCCGATCAGGTCATCGGTGTTGGCGGGATTCCGATTGTGGAAATACCGGCCGGTGCTGGGAGCGGCCCACCGCCCCGCAATGAAATTCTTGTAGGTCTTCGCCATGTCGGTCAACCAGGTTCAGGGACAGATCCAGGTACGGTGCACTGCTGCAAATCCGGAACGCTCGAGTATCTCCAAGGCCATGAGGCCGAGGCCGGCGAGGAAAATCAGCACGCCGACGGAATGTGCAACGCCGCGCCGGTGCGTCCACGAGCCGCGCATCGTCCAGATCCCGGCGGCGGCAACG
This window of the Gemmatimonadales bacterium genome carries:
- the tmk gene encoding dTMP kinase, with protein sequence MAPGLFVVLEGPEAVGKTTLAASLAERMRGVGIDPVLVREPGGTVVAEALRHELLNATGTLSAGVELLYMVTARADLVARVIRPALDAGRVVLSDRYDLSTIAYQGAGRELPLDHVRWVNQAATGGLVPDLTLVLDVDPAIALERQQRAGKGLDRVERESAEFHRRVAGAYRAAAGPGVRHIQADGSAESVLEASWRALIQSDVARFQSRPS
- a CDS encoding YlbF family regulator; its protein translation is MIEDKAQELGRLIGQAPEYQALRRAEQALRDDSEAQKRLETISRLTREFDQAMAQGQPPDEAKATEYETTLREFELSPIGQNYLVARANVDKLMSRVNQMIAEGMERGATSGIITL
- the prmC gene encoding peptide chain release factor N(5)-glutamine methyltransferase; the encoded protein is MVEAPATIATLIAQGTAAFRASGIDEPRRDALRLWSDLALPTAHLLRTDASVAAADADRYLAAVAARAAGAPLAYVTGWTGFRHLTIRCDRRALIPRPETEGLVERALSRVSTGIAVDVGTGTGAIALSLAMEGRFDEVWGIDLSGDALSLAAENGTSTGISVRWVHGDLLDPIARGRVDLIVSNPPYLTANEYDTLPSSVRDYEPELALRSGTDGLDATRRLLQRAQEALKPGGWIAMEVDCRRADAAAASASDGGWRDIVIEDDLFGRARYLLARRGTE
- the prfA gene encoding peptide chain release factor 1; this translates as MDLRLRQALARAEEVAREMSEPATAADPARLRSLGREHSRLVPLVRAAESLQRLDREIAGAQEMTSSGDPEIAAMALEELHRLEVEVEPVRSLVQELLVPPDPHDDRDVILEIRAGTGGDEAGLFAGDLLRMYTRFAERRGLRVEPIEVHSGTMGGIREAVVAIRGAGAYGLLRRESGVHRVQRVPATETQGRIHTSAATVAALPEAEEIDVRIDQNDLKIDVFRSSGPGGQSVNTTDSAVRITHLPSGIVVQQQDQKSQLQNKLKAMEVLRARLLDRMIAEHEAARSAERRSMVGSGDRSAKIRTYNFPQSRVTDHRINVSVHNLADVVDGKLDELVDALRLAARNEDADG
- the rpmE gene encoding 50S ribosomal protein L31, translated to MKPNLHPVYQTITAHCQCGNSFETRSTAKSINVEVCAQCHPYFTGKQRLVDTAGRVDRFRRKYSGAAAAEPAKS
- a CDS encoding DUF4105 domain-containing protein codes for the protein MKLAGWLAALAAFVIPGTSVSAQAQGSNGENLQVYLMTMGPGAEIYERFDHNAIWIRDTAAHTDLIYNFGTFEFPHTVAGMLGFVADFASGKPRYWLGVDSSLTNVLEEYAFFRRDVTVQLLNLSYAQREDIAARLARNALPENRTYIYDYYRDNCSTRVRDLLDAVLGGSLREVTVGKPAEGTLRFHTLRSITNDKLLFVGIDAALGPQVDKPLDQWDEMFLPIKVQQHIRTLRVPGPNGSESPLVIREQGLLTIGTFHVDPAPPHWTFDFLLIGIALALVIGFATIAGPPGVIGRLVGSLWLLLMGVGGLLLVFFWTVSANVATHANHNLLVISPLALLLIVPCWRVGRVAPSSWVRRVSQVVLATTGVAVVLALLPAAAGQETLPIVLLTAPPTLAAAALVGWRRMAPGRFRPVESGPLPV
- a CDS encoding Gfo/Idh/MocA family oxidoreductase — translated: MAERLRLGIVGAGAVTQVGHLPALKRIKEIEVVGICDTDLAKARALADRFGVQDAFTDIEELVEFEEGLDALLICTPSHLHESHIQAALASKLHVFVERPLALTHAGVQKTVKAAQRHGRVLMVGANHRYRPDVQQIRSFVQSGELGDLESIRAWWFMARAGRDGLGWRQRKELAGGGAMLDLGLGTLDLALWMAGFAEAERVMAVFPDRGREKGVEPSGTAMIALAGGASVHIDVSWRFVGPGERFGLAVRAARGSARINPLAIWKDFHGMARDVVSSGAHSRETPFALGLRAQWAHFVAAVRGDSTAPSLQEQVTLVKVMEAIYQAAEEQRAVTL
- a CDS encoding SpoIID/LytB domain-containing protein — protein: MTGAPRAWSGVAAILLFAGSCAPPEPNPTPVPVAVAPDPQVRIGVILNARRVTIGGGGGLRISDPMEGELRTTADGASADAVVRGADVSLLDTRGPVTRQILLIEPVNVGSTLRLNGREYRGTLELRRSDSGVTVINTVSLEAYLGGVVAAELGTRSNTDFEALKAQAVVSRTYAIRNQTRWRDRGYDLNADASDQVYAGASAEDSLASAAVVATRGQIITFNHEPIDAFFSSTCGGRTEDGSAAFAGARHPYLRAVDDVDPNGTPWCAISPRFQWTAGWSASQLATILRRTLTAEGLPGGRAGEITDVRVAAHTASGRVATVEFVGRNGATPVSGQAIRRVLSPPEGGILRSTSFTIRISRTGGRIERVDIDGQGNGHGVGMCQWGAIGRSRAGEDYQTILASYFPGTEIEPAY
- a CDS encoding YajQ family cyclic di-GMP-binding protein; this translates as MAANPSFDISTGADLQEVDNAVNQAVKEIAGRYDFKGTHCTIEFTRADATIALHADDEFRMDALLDVVQGRLIKRGVPVKNLKVGDPIVGSAGSVRRTLTLTQGIPADAAKAIQRAIKDGGFKKVQASIQGDELRVTSPSRDELQGVIAFLRGQDFEVELKFGNYRG
- a CDS encoding RNA polymerase sigma factor RpoD/SigA, encoding MQPLRTGGSRHTGGPDEGSLDLYLHDIARYPLLTRAEEQELAARIRRGDVEALDGLIRANLRFVVSVAKRYQNRGVSLADLINEGNLGLLRAAQRFDETRGIKFISYAVWWIRQSILQALADQGRIMRLPLNQAGALHRIGRHTAQLQQELGREPTADEIAAGTGLEVGEVERALAMSREHLSLDAPAVPGDESRLLDYLPDAQERGADADAMEHALTECLDEVLGSLREREARVVRLYFGLDAGEAMTLEEIGVMMGITRERVRQIKDKALLRLRLASQARALDSFLG
- a CDS encoding aldehyde dehydrogenase family protein: MAKTYKNFIAGRWAAPSTGRYFHNRNPANTDDLIGRFPDSGAVDVAAAVRSAQSGFERWSRTPAPLRGDVLRRVGDLMVARKEEIANAMTREMGKVLAETRGDVQEGIDTAYYAATEGRRLFGRTVPSELRRKWAMTVRRPIGVCGLITPFNFPMAIPTWKAFPALLAGNSVILKPSEDVPHTATLLVEILLEAGIPEQVIQLVHGGEAAGRALVEHSGVPVISFTGSTATGSAIGAVCGRMHKRLSLEMGGKNAMIVMDDADLDLALDGVLWGAFGTTGQRCTATSRLIIHRKVHDRFLARLTDAANDLVLGDGREKRTQVGPLIHAASRDKVESYLAPEVIGEAEVVCGGARPRGARTSKGFFYRPTVIAGVKPGTRLATEEIFGPVLSVIRVGSYDQAAKVNNEVRYGLSSSIYTANVHLAFRAMEDLENGITYVNAPTIGAEAHLPFGGVKQTGNGHREGGWEVFDFYSETKVCYVDYSGSLQRAQIDTYEV